The segment TCGTGCTCTCGGTCATCGGCGACGGTTCCGACAACGCCCAAGCCAGCGAACGGCTCGGCATTTCCGCGAAAACCGTGGGGACGCATCGCGAGGCAATCATGCGCAAGCTCGGGTTGCATCAGATCGGGCAGCTCATGCTGTATGCGCTGCAAAATGGCTACGTGCTGGTGACCGCGAAGGGTGTTTTCTACCCGGGGTTTCAGCGTCGCTTTTGCCACGGCAAGGACAGTTCCGCCCTCACCGGGTCGCGCCTGTCCTAGCGGAAGCGGTTGCCGCGTTTCTGCATTCGAGTGCGTCCCGTCACGGTGTTATCACCGCAGCGCCTGCGGCTCGATCACGGTGGTGAGCGCGGCTTGCGCGAGCTGCTGTTGCCGACGCCGCAAAAAAAAAGGCGGCCGGTGGAACCGGCCGCCGCGAGACCGAAGCGGCGTCATGCTTCGGCTTTCGCTTCCGCGAGCCGCGTGAAGATGAACGTATGCGCCTGGTCGGCGAGCTTGGCCACGAGCGGGAGGTCATCCCGGCCGAAGCTGTCGGTGTCGTGGTAAGCCTTGGCGTCGTCCACGTAGGTGCGGGCGAACGTCACGTTGTAGAATTTCTTCTGGTCCGCTTCGTTTTCCCAGATGGCGGCTTTGATCCGGCCGAGCCGGAAGGTCTGCACCGGGAGCTTGGAGCTGGTTGAAACGTTCTTGGCGGGCGTGGCGGCTTGAGCGTTTTTGGAGGACATGATGGTTCCTTTTTGAGTTCTGAGGAGCGGGATTGCTCTCTCGACCCGAGGCGGGGGTGCCGGTCGGCGCGAGGGCACAGCTTGGGGGATTCCTTTCAAGGAGAACCGAGATGGGCCTGTCCGCTTGCGGCGCGGCGACGGGAGGTTCCGCCTGAGAGAGCAAGCCGGCTCGAGGCAAAAAGGACCGGAATGCCCTTCGATAGACGCGGACGCTACGTCTCCAGGAATGCGGGAAGCTCCTCCTCCCGCCGCAGCTTTGGGTCGGCCGCCCCCAAGGGCGAACGAAGCGCACGGGAAATCTGCTGCCTCGTTCCCTGGCACCTTCGTGGAGAAGGAAGAGCGCTCCACGTCACTCGGCCTGAGATCTCCGTCGCGGCCGGCCAAGCATGCGGCGGAGAGGTTCGGCCCGCCTCTGTGCGGCTTTGTGTGGGCCATCGCTCGCCGGGGCGGCAGGAAGCGCTAAGGCTGGACGGTCGTGATGAAGTCCCCGATGGCGGCGTTCACCCAGTCAGGCTCCTCATGCACGATCCAATGGGTGGCTGCGGGGTGCCGGTGCAGCGTCAGGTGTGCGACGAATGATCCCAAACCCTCGAGGTTGGACGGACGCAGCGCGGGATCGCGGTCGCCCCAAAGCACCAGCGTCGGGACCGCGATGCGAGCTTGGCCGGACGCGGCCGCCTCTTTTGTCAGCGCGCTCGGGTTTCGGTAGTAGTTCAAACCGGCCGTAAGCCAGCCCGGTCGCCGCCAAGTGTCGAGGTAAGCTCGCCGGAGTTCCGCGGGAAACATGTCCGGCTTGGCACTCGTGCGGTACACCATGGCGCGTAGCGCTGCGAAGTTGAAGGCGCGCAAGACGACCTCGGCGACGCCGCGCAATTGGAAGAAGCCGGCATAGCTGCTGGCAAGAACCTGCCGAAGACTGCGCTTGAGCTCGCGACGGAACACCGCCGGGTGCGGCGCGTTGATGATCACCATCCGCTCGATCAACTCGGGGCTCTCCCGCGCCAAGACCCAACCGGCAATGCCGCCCCAATCGTGCCCCACGATCACGGCCGGTCGGTCCGGCGACAGCGCGCGGATCACGCGGCGGACGTCATCGACGATCAGCGGCAGCGCGTAGTCGGCGCGATTGGGCGGCATGTCGGAGAGGTTGTAGCCGCGCAGGTCGAGCGCGACGGCCCGGAACATGCGGCCGAACAGCGGGAGCTGCCGGTGCCAGGCGCACCAGCATTCCGGGAAACCGTGGAGAAAGAGCATGAGCGGTCCGCGTCCGATCGCGGCCGCATGCAGCGCGATGCCTTGGGCTCCCTGGAGCGTGAGATGTTCAAGCTGATCGAGATTCATGCCGGGCGCCACGAGCGAACCTGCGCAGTCCGGACGCGTTTTCAAAATGGACGGCGAACTCGCAAACCATGGCGACACGGATCTGGTGTCATGCGACCGGGCACAGTTCTGCCGGGCCGCGCTTCCGATCACGCGCCATGCCTGCCCGATCCCTTCCCCTGGCGATTGGCGACGAACGTATCCCGCCGCGAGAAGGCGAGGATATCGAGGCGATGCTGGCGATCCTGCAATCCATTCAGGAGGCGCGGGATCGCCGCGAGCGGCCTGTTCCGCGCAACCTCCATCCGAAGCAGCACGGGTGCGTGCTGGCCTATCTCGCGGTCGAGCCCGGTGTGCCGGCCGGATTCAGGCACGGGCTCTTTGGCGAGCCGCGGGAATACCTGGCGGCGGTCAGGTTCTCGAGCGCGAAGATGCGCGACGATCGGCTACCCGACGCGCACGGGATGTCGGTGAAGCTGTTCGACGTCGACGGCGAGAGACTGCTCGAAGACGAGCCCCAGGCGCGAACACAGGATCTCGTCTGCGTCGATCATCCGGTCTTCTTCGCGCGGGACGTGGCGGATCTGCTGCCGTTGCTGGTAGATTACCGCCGCTTGATGATCGGCGGGCCGTGGGCCAAGGCCCGCACGCTGTTGCGAGGAATGGTTTCTCTCGACCGTCGTTTTCGGATCCTGCGGGCCATGGTGCTCAAGCGGCCGACCGATTTGCTGCGCGTGCAATTCTGGAGCACCACGCCAGTGCGGATCAGAGATGGCGCGATGAAGCTGTCGTTCCGGCCGCAGCGGCAGGCTCAACCCGAACGGTCGTGCGGTTCGGCGGACCGGTTGCGGCTGGCGCTTGCGGCCCGGCTGGAGAGTGAGGAAGCGCGGTTTGATCTGGTCGCTCAGCTCCAGACCGACCCGACCGCCATGCCCATCGAGGATGCCACCGTGTGCTGGGATGAATCCACGGCGCCGTACCAAAAGATCGCCACGTTGCGGATACCGGTGCAGCGTTTTGACACGCCGGCGCAGCGCGACTTCGGGGAGAACCTGTCGTTTACGCCCTGGCACGGGCTCGCGGCGCATCGGCCGCTCGGTGGCATCAACCGGGCGCGCCAGCGGATCTATCAGGCGATGGCGGCGCAGCGGAGAACAGCGAACGGCGCGGCACTCCGGGAACCCACGGCCGACGAGTGGCACGCGGCGCGAGGCGGTAGCCGCTGAACCTCGTCTAGTCGTTGCCGCCGGATGCGGGGCACCCCGAGCGTTGCCAGCTCCACCGCCTGCGCACCGCCGCGCGCTCGCGCCGCGCCGAGTGCGCAGCCCCATGTGTCCAAGCAGAGGGAGCGGCGGCACCCGCCACTCCCCGCCACTTTTCAGTTCCGCGCGAATTCCTCGGCGAGCGCCCAGAGCTGCTTGTTCACGAGTTGGGCGTGCTGGAGTCCGCCCACGGGTCGGGTGGTGTTCTGCCGGAGCGGCGAGCCGATGATCACGGCGACGTAACGTGTCCCGCCCCGAAGCAAATGCTCCTGGACTACATTTAACGTGGTCCAGAGATCGGTGGCCGCATCGCCCACCCGCACCGGGGCGAGCAGCTTCTCCGGCGAGAGCGCCCGGCCGACCGGCTGTTCCGGATCCCAGCGCAGCGCCGCGGCCCGCCGGCCGAACTCGACCCGGGCCGCCGGCGAAAGCGTCACCGCTTTCCAGCGCGCGACGGACGCCAGCACCTTGGGCGCGCTGTCGGCGATCGTGCGGGCCGCGGACGTAAACCGCTCGGCGGACACGTCGAGGTGCCGGATCGCCACGTGCGCGAATTCCGCGTCGGAGACGACGAGGCCATTGCGGCAGACGAGGCGGTAGAGTCCCGCGTCGATGCGATAGGCACGCGTACCATCGTGCGCGTTCTGCAGGAT is part of the Opitutus terrae PB90-1 genome and harbors:
- a CDS encoding alpha/beta fold hydrolase — translated: MKTRPDCAGSLVAPGMNLDQLEHLTLQGAQGIALHAAAIGRGPLMLFLHGFPECWCAWHRQLPLFGRMFRAVALDLRGYNLSDMPPNRADYALPLIVDDVRRVIRALSPDRPAVIVGHDWGGIAGWVLARESPELIERMVIINAPHPAVFRRELKRSLRQVLASSYAGFFQLRGVAEVVLRAFNFAALRAMVYRTSAKPDMFPAELRRAYLDTWRRPGWLTAGLNYYRNPSALTKEAAASGQARIAVPTLVLWGDRDPALRPSNLEGLGSFVAHLTLHRHPAATHWIVHEEPDWVNAAIGDFITTVQP
- a CDS encoding catalase family protein, with product MPARSLPLAIGDERIPPREGEDIEAMLAILQSIQEARDRRERPVPRNLHPKQHGCVLAYLAVEPGVPAGFRHGLFGEPREYLAAVRFSSAKMRDDRLPDAHGMSVKLFDVDGERLLEDEPQARTQDLVCVDHPVFFARDVADLLPLLVDYRRLMIGGPWAKARTLLRGMVSLDRRFRILRAMVLKRPTDLLRVQFWSTTPVRIRDGAMKLSFRPQRQAQPERSCGSADRLRLALAARLESEEARFDLVAQLQTDPTAMPIEDATVCWDESTAPYQKIATLRIPVQRFDTPAQRDFGENLSFTPWHGLAAHRPLGGINRARQRIYQAMAAQRRTANGAALREPTADEWHAARGGSR
- a CDS encoding DUF932 domain-containing protein, translating into MNSSVLVSSPLPHRALSTDDLRRVAPSVFAVHARPGVSSRYAFVSTAQVVDLLRSDGWEPVKAGEQRVRLDTRRGFQLHEIRFARRVDLEVGAFQLGETRPEMILQNAHDGTRAYRIDAGLYRLVCRNGLVVSDAEFAHVAIRHLDVSAERFTSAARTIADSAPKVLASVARWKAVTLSPAARVEFGRRAAALRWDPEQPVGRALSPEKLLAPVRVGDAATDLWTTLNVVQEHLLRGGTRYVAVIIGSPLRQNTTRPVGGLQHAQLVNKQLWALAEEFARN